One Gossypium raimondii isolate GPD5lz chromosome 3, ASM2569854v1, whole genome shotgun sequence genomic window carries:
- the LOC105794982 gene encoding uncharacterized protein LOC105794982, translating to MGSMSGVIQRPLMAAAAVAMASISVDFPAKLPSPTSDTETSISNSLPESNSSLVALISASKLANLSFVTRIRVPLPSFNFPVPNSGRNFVPNLLCSSIASSPLLVNLYQSAELAKGSKPAAFPESVPATVPDALYRWHLPEPTAFNISGTSDCSSVKSRTVVVLLGWLGSKQKHLKRYAEWYTSRGYHVITFTLPMVDILSYQAGGKAEQNVDMLVNHLADWLEEQHGKSLVFHTFSNTGWLMYGAILEKFQKEDPSLTERIKGCIVDSAPVAAPDPQVWASGFSAAFLKKRSFATKGSANSSESDMEASTGKSEASKPKPAVTEAAMLLVLEKFFEVVLNLPSINRRLSDVMSLLSYKQPTCPQLYIYSSADGVIPAHSVESFIEKQKRLGREVRACNFVSTPHVDHFRNDPNLYTSQLSQFLEDCVHTCCGHT from the exons ATGGGTTCCATGTCTGGAGTCATTCAACGTCCTTTAATGGCAGCTGCTGCTGTTGCAATGGCGTCTATTTCTGTTGATTTTCCTGCTAAACTCCCATCTCCTACATCGGATACTGAAACTTCCATTTCCAATTCCTTACCAGAGTCCAATTCATCATTGGTTGCTCTTATATCAGCTTCCAAGCTTGCCAACTTGTCCTTTGTTACTAGGATTCGAGTACCGTTACCTAGTTTTAACTTTCCGGTTCCTAATTCAGGCCGGAATTTCGTTCCGAACTTGCTGTGTTCTTCTATTGCTTCGTCTCCTCTGTTGGTTAATTTATATCAGTCAGCTGAGTTAGCTAAAGGATCTAAGCCAGCTGCATTTCCAGAGAGTGTTCCTGCCACAGTGCCTGATGCTTTGTACAGATGGCATTTGCCTGAGCCGACTGCGTTCAATATTTCTGGGACTTCAGATTGTTCATCGGTGAAGTCTCGTACGGTTGTTGTGTTGTTAGGATGGTTAGGATCCAAGCAGAAACATCTCAAGAGATATGCAGAGTGGTATACTTCAAGGGGATACCATGTCATTACTTTCACACTTCCGATGGTTGACATTCTCAGTTACCAAGCCGGTGGGAAAGCCGAGCAAAACGTAGACATGCTTGTGAATCACTTGGCTGATTGGTTAGAAGAGCAGCATGGAAAAAGCCTGGTTTTCCACACTTTTAGCAATACTGGATGGTTAAT GTACGGAGCTATTCTTGAGAAGTTTCAGAAAGAAGATCCTTCTTTAACGGAAAGGATCAAAGGTTGCATTGTGGATTCAGCCCCTGTTGCAGCCCCTGACCCTCAG gTCTGGGCTTCGGGTTTCTCTGccgcttttctgaagaaacgtAGTTTTGCAACAAAAGGATCTGCGAACTCAAGTGAATCGGATATGGAGGCATCAACTGGCAAAAGTGAAGCCTCAAAACCCAAGCCTGCAGTAACTGAAGCTGCTATGCTACTAGTCCTGGAGAAGTTCTTTGAGGTGGTTTTGAATCTTCCTAGTATTAACAG GAGGCTTTCTGATGTGATGAGTTTGCTGTCATACAAACAACCTACCTGTCCACAGTTATATATTTACAGCTCTGCAGATGGAGTCATCCCTGCGCATTCCGTGGAATCCTTCATAGAGAAGCAAAAGAGATTGGGGCGCGAAGTTCGGGCGTGCAACTTCGTCTCCACACCACATGTTGATCATTTTAGGAATGACCCAAATCTGTATACGAGTCAGCTCAGCCAGTTTTTGGAGGACTGTGTGCATACTTGTTGCGGACATACTTAA